The following are encoded together in the Ignavibacteriales bacterium genome:
- a CDS encoding 4Fe-4S dicluster domain-containing protein has translation MKNQNRRDFIKFSVAAGVGSTLLTGSAQAGPKNILSPDRMGVLVDTTVCIGCGNCELACREAHNLPPINEEKNQQLIQKKSRRPDDTSLTVVNKFSNKTEKDIFVKVQCMHCDHPACVSACIVGAFSKEENGSVIWDTDKCIGCRYCMVACPFQVPAFEYDKAINPSILKCDFCFNRTAEGLLPACVENCPMEVMLYGPRTELVRIARERVKKFPDRYVNHIYGEAEVGGTSWMYLASTNFSDLKFPKLGKNEAPGVSESIQHGIFSYFIPPISLYALLGGIMWITKRKTDNRGEE, from the coding sequence ATGAAAAATCAAAATCGCCGTGATTTTATAAAATTTTCTGTTGCTGCCGGAGTTGGCTCAACATTACTAACCGGTTCAGCTCAAGCTGGTCCAAAAAATATTTTGTCACCTGACAGGATGGGAGTGTTAGTTGACACAACTGTTTGTATTGGCTGCGGTAATTGCGAATTGGCTTGCCGTGAAGCTCACAACCTCCCCCCGATCAACGAAGAAAAAAATCAACAGCTAATTCAAAAAAAGTCCAGACGTCCCGACGATACCTCACTTACAGTAGTAAATAAATTTTCTAACAAAACTGAAAAAGATATTTTTGTTAAAGTACAGTGCATGCACTGTGATCATCCAGCGTGCGTTTCTGCCTGCATAGTCGGAGCTTTTTCAAAGGAAGAAAATGGCTCTGTTATTTGGGATACAGATAAATGTATTGGTTGTCGTTATTGCATGGTTGCTTGTCCGTTTCAAGTCCCTGCCTTTGAATATGATAAGGCAATTAATCCTTCGATATTAAAATGTGACTTTTGTTTCAATCGAACCGCAGAAGGATTACTGCCTGCTTGTGTGGAGAATTGCCCAATGGAAGTAATGCTTTATGGACCTCGAACCGAACTGGTTAGAATTGCACGTGAAAGAGTTAAAAAATTTCCTGATAGGTATGTTAACCATATTTATGGTGAAGCTGAGGTTGGTGGAACTTCCTGGATGTATCTGGCATCGACTAATTTTTCTGATTTGAAATTTCCAAAGCTTGGTAAAAATGAAGCTCCCGGTGTTTCTGAATCAATTCAGCATGGGATATTTTCCTATTTCATTCCGCCCATTTCACTTTATGCCTTGCTGGGAGGAATAATGTGGATTACTAAGCGAAAAACGGATAACAGGGGGGAGGAATAA
- a CDS encoding recombinase family protein, with translation MIKTKYFVYARKSSESEDRQVESISSQVDVLKKLAEERNLDVVDILTEAKSAKAPGRPVFNKMLERVGKGEADGIICWKTDRLFRNPVDFGTISWMLQKSIIKHIQCSDRSYYPEDNVLLMSVEQGMANQFIRDLSKNTQRGLKAKAERGWYPAQPPLGYLHNPNKRKGEKEMMKDPARFEMTRKIFDWMLSGTYLPSQVIDKAAKELGLTNRFNRSVGRATIYQTLRNPFYYGYYEYPKGSGNWIKGKHEPMITKVEYDRIQKLLAKNENPKSESKILHLQA, from the coding sequence ATGATAAAGACAAAATATTTTGTATATGCAAGAAAATCTTCAGAATCAGAAGACAGACAGGTTGAATCAATTTCTTCGCAAGTTGATGTTTTGAAAAAACTAGCTGAAGAAAGAAATTTAGATGTAGTTGATATTCTTACGGAAGCTAAATCGGCTAAAGCACCTGGTCGTCCAGTGTTTAATAAAATGCTTGAGAGGGTTGGTAAAGGAGAAGCTGATGGTATCATATGCTGGAAAACAGATCGGCTATTTCGAAATCCTGTAGACTTTGGCACAATAAGTTGGATGTTACAAAAATCAATTATTAAACATATCCAATGTAGTGATAGAAGTTATTATCCGGAGGACAATGTTCTTCTAATGAGCGTTGAGCAAGGAATGGCTAATCAATTTATCAGAGATCTTAGTAAAAATACTCAGCGAGGATTAAAAGCAAAAGCTGAGAGAGGCTGGTATCCAGCACAACCTCCGCTTGGCTATCTTCATAACCCCAATAAGAGAAAAGGTGAAAAGGAAATGATGAAGGACCCTGCACGATTTGAAATGACAAGAAAGATTTTTGATTGGATGCTTAGTGGTACTTATCTGCCATCTCAAGTTATTGATAAAGCTGCCAAAGAACTTGGTTTAACAAACAGATTTAATCGAAGCGTTGGAAGAGCAACTATTTATCAGACACTTAGAAATCCATTTTATTATGGATACTATGAATATCCCAAAGGTAGTGGTAACTGGATTAAAGGTAAACACGAGCCAATGATTACCAAAGTTGAATATGATAGGATACAAAAGCTTTTAGCTAAGAACGAAAATCCAAAATCTGAAAGTAAGATTTTGCATTTACAGGCCTGA
- a CDS encoding NADAR family protein → MVSVPHINNLKIGSLIMEITITKVKEDSGWLSCMSAYPVTYQGTQYKTCEALFQALRFTNHPKIQKEILGCKSPMGAKMIARRERELLGRGKMWDEAPSDIPLMKECLELKLEQHPELKEKLLETGNAVIIEDCTTHDRESARFWGAVKKGGKWVGENVFGKLWMEIRDETIEDMNKEKK, encoded by the coding sequence ATGGTATCAGTCCCACATATTAACAATTTAAAAATAGGAAGTTTAATTATGGAAATAACAATCACAAAAGTAAAAGAAGATAGCGGCTGGCTCAGTTGTATGTCGGCTTATCCGGTTACGTATCAAGGAACACAGTACAAAACTTGTGAAGCTTTATTTCAAGCGCTGCGATTTACAAACCATCCTAAAATCCAGAAAGAAATACTAGGATGTAAATCTCCAATGGGTGCAAAGATGATTGCCAGAAGAGAACGAGAATTACTTGGTAGAGGAAAAATGTGGGACGAAGCACCAAGTGATATTCCTTTAATGAAGGAATGCTTAGAGTTAAAACTGGAGCAGCATCCTGAACTTAAAGAAAAATTATTAGAAACTGGAAATGCAGTAATCATTGAAGATTGTACTACACACGATCGTGAATCTGCAAGATTCTGGGGTGCTGTGAAAAAGGGTGGGAAATGGGTGGGTGAGAATGTATTTGGAAAGCTCTGGATGGAAATTAGGGATGAGACGATTGAGGATATGAATAAAGAAAAAAAATAA
- a CDS encoding WYL domain-containing protein, with the protein MSKQNLSETNRNIELLARVLNGEQITKQQAADFYNVEEITISRALQYYRSLGIEAFGRKSGIIIQNRPKKEDLIALSSYYLSLKLNSDYFSNSIKTYSKIDPRFFSKIILAAKAVTEELIIKIEYQKLTDNITSAYNLKPYKLIESNSNWIIHAIKENETTLKTFYLSRIKNISLTQKKFKKDFIETKSGDIKEIVLKFVPQVEQELYYKIWFEDFEIEKQSDGYIILKTNQPITNRLAAWCISWWDAMKIIEPLELKDIIIQITNAFLKENKA; encoded by the coding sequence ATGAGTAAACAAAATTTATCGGAAACCAACCGTAATATTGAACTGCTTGCCCGTGTATTAAACGGTGAGCAAATCACCAAACAACAAGCTGCAGATTTTTACAATGTTGAAGAGATAACAATATCAAGAGCTTTGCAGTATTATCGTTCTTTGGGTATAGAAGCTTTTGGTAGAAAATCGGGGATAATAATTCAAAATAGACCTAAGAAGGAAGATCTAATTGCTTTATCATCTTATTACCTATCACTAAAACTCAACTCAGATTATTTCAGCAACTCGATTAAAACTTATTCTAAGATTGATCCCCGATTCTTTTCGAAAATTATCTTAGCAGCTAAAGCAGTGACAGAAGAATTAATCATCAAGATTGAGTATCAAAAACTGACAGATAATATTACTTCCGCGTACAACCTCAAACCTTATAAGCTTATAGAAAGCAATAGTAACTGGATCATTCACGCGATTAAGGAAAATGAAACAACTCTTAAAACTTTCTATTTAAGTCGGATTAAAAATATTTCACTTACTCAGAAGAAATTCAAAAAAGATTTTATAGAAACTAAATCTGGTGATATAAAAGAGATTGTTTTGAAATTTGTTCCACAAGTTGAGCAGGAACTTTATTATAAAATATGGTTCGAAGACTTTGAAATAGAAAAGCAATCAGATGGATATATTATATTAAAGACCAATCAACCGATCACAAATCGTTTAGCTGCTTGGTGCATTAGCTGGTGGGATGCAATGAAAATTATTGAACCATTAGAATTAAAGGATATAATAATTCAAATCACAAATGCTTTTTTGAAAGAGAATAAAGCTTGA
- a CDS encoding type IV secretion system DNA-binding domain-containing protein: MLINLAKGELTETNSKFLGMFLLAKLQSEALERLDLPVEQRKDFTIYIDEFQSISTQNFISLLSEGRKFGINLVLANQFTSQIPKNILASIIGNVGTMICFRLGIIDAEMLEEKFLPVFNKYDMANLPNWTALISTLNKNQLISPFTLETINDVNGRDKKTAQEIINLSNKKYGKSVKEVEEIIQKSFAPIPSKD; the protein is encoded by the coding sequence TTGCTCATCAATCTTGCTAAAGGTGAATTAACCGAAACCAATTCTAAATTTTTAGGAATGTTTCTTCTGGCTAAACTGCAAAGCGAAGCATTGGAAAGATTGGATTTGCCGGTTGAACAAAGAAAAGACTTTACCATTTACATTGATGAATTTCAAAGTATTTCTACTCAAAATTTTATTTCTTTACTTTCTGAGGGAAGAAAATTTGGAATAAACCTTGTACTGGCAAATCAATTTACATCTCAAATCCCCAAGAATATTCTCGCTTCAATCATTGGTAATGTAGGAACGATGATTTGCTTCCGTCTTGGAATAATAGATGCTGAAATGCTCGAAGAAAAATTCCTCCCGGTTTTTAATAAATATGATATGGCAAATCTTCCTAACTGGACTGCACTGATTTCAACTTTAAATAAAAATCAATTAATCTCTCCATTCACTCTTGAAACCATTAATGATGTTAACGGCAGAGATAAAAAAACTGCGCAGGAAATTATAAATCTTTCTAATAAAAAGTATGGCAAAAGCGTAAAAGAAGTAGAAGAAATTATTCAAAAATCATTCGCTCCAATTCCTTCAAAAGATTAA
- a CDS encoding leucine-rich repeat domain-containing protein → MRPESRVLDTYSDPKYVVQVGDYHGVILIEYTPDKKYESFIDLTLFKEDKFFVTFFAKTKYNETYTIAESKFGYNDEASAKAKYYFRDTPFFEVPEKFSSFMPIRIEMFFDLVKNTLKEVYKIEEGVEYFVVPDKEVEKYYAQNKDEAELISYDAINEYFYVSKSIFSCIANKSEELIIDDFNFQVFPQFILSCTWIKKLELYELLISEIPEELTSLNNLIWLSFKLKFLTKLPSSLHRLTNLEGFKLERTSITELPDNMFELYNLKELQIISNEGIKNLPDKIFQLKNLEYLYAYSNEIKELPKTLFRIEKLKVLHLADNKIEEIPLEMTALPNLKVLNLSGNRLKNIPDDIFEMASLEEINLSKNPSLNSDSIYDLLMKSGRSDKINLVL, encoded by the coding sequence ATGAGACCTGAGTCCAGAGTTCTAGATACTTACAGTGATCCTAAATATGTAGTTCAGGTGGGAGATTATCACGGAGTAATTTTAATTGAATATACTCCAGACAAAAAGTACGAATCATTTATTGATCTTACTTTATTTAAAGAGGACAAATTTTTTGTAACCTTCTTTGCAAAGACAAAATACAATGAGACTTATACCATTGCTGAATCTAAGTTTGGTTACAACGATGAAGCATCGGCAAAGGCTAAGTACTATTTCAGAGATACACCCTTTTTTGAAGTGCCTGAAAAGTTCAGCAGCTTTATGCCAATCCGGATAGAGATGTTTTTTGATTTGGTAAAAAATACTTTGAAGGAAGTCTATAAAATTGAGGAAGGGGTTGAATATTTCGTAGTTCCAGATAAAGAAGTAGAAAAGTATTACGCACAGAATAAGGACGAAGCGGAATTAATCTCATACGATGCAATAAATGAATATTTCTATGTGAGTAAATCCATCTTCAGTTGCATTGCGAATAAATCAGAGGAGCTGATTATAGATGATTTTAATTTTCAAGTATTCCCTCAATTTATATTAAGTTGTACCTGGATTAAAAAGCTTGAACTCTATGAATTACTTATCAGTGAAATCCCGGAAGAATTAACAAGTTTAAATAATCTTATATGGCTTTCCTTTAAGCTGAAGTTTTTAACAAAGCTGCCTTCTTCTCTTCATAGATTAACTAATCTTGAAGGATTCAAACTTGAACGAACAAGCATAACAGAATTACCCGATAATATGTTTGAACTTTATAATCTTAAAGAATTACAAATTATAAGTAACGAAGGGATAAAGAATTTACCGGATAAAATATTCCAACTAAAGAACCTTGAATATTTGTATGCGTACTCTAATGAAATTAAGGAATTACCAAAAACACTTTTTAGAATTGAGAAATTAAAAGTGCTCCATCTGGCAGATAACAAGATTGAAGAGATACCTTTAGAGATGACTGCATTACCAAACTTAAAAGTTCTTAACCTCAGCGGTAACAGATTAAAAAATATTCCCGATGATATATTTGAGATGGCAAGTCTTGAAGAAATAAATCTTTCAAAAAATCCCTCTCTTAATAGTGATAGTATATATGATCTTTTAATGAAATCTGGTAGAAGTGATAAAATAAATTTAGTTTTATAA
- a CDS encoding nucleotidyltransferase domain-containing protein → MIVNRILDYILYSPGLITVLRELNLRRPGISGREIARLTGITHRSALKALDNLEALRLVERQVIGKAYSFTVNRKHYVYQYVIAPIFEAEKELGNSINNKIKKTLGKFSISIILFGSVARKEENYESDLDICIVYKSGRRLLEEKVSQLRGDLFSRYGISLAPYYISEKDFRSKAKNRKLPVINILREGRVISGKTITRMIDG, encoded by the coding sequence ATGATTGTTAACAGAATATTAGATTATATTTTATATTCACCCGGACTGATAACAGTACTGCGAGAACTGAATTTACGCAGGCCAGGGATTAGCGGCAGAGAGATAGCAAGACTTACAGGTATTACACATAGATCAGCATTAAAAGCATTGGATAACCTGGAAGCCTTAAGATTAGTGGAAAGACAGGTTATAGGTAAAGCTTACTCTTTTACTGTAAACCGGAAACATTATGTCTATCAATATGTAATTGCCCCGATTTTTGAAGCGGAGAAAGAGTTGGGAAATTCCATCAACAATAAAATAAAGAAAACACTCGGAAAATTTTCTATAAGCATAATACTCTTTGGCAGCGTTGCCAGAAAAGAAGAAAATTATGAAAGTGATCTTGATATTTGCATAGTATATAAATCCGGTAGGCGTTTGTTGGAGGAGAAAGTAAGTCAATTGCGTGGTGACCTTTTCAGCAGGTACGGGATATCATTGGCACCTTACTATATAAGTGAAAAGGATTTCAGATCAAAAGCTAAAAATAGGAAGCTCCCTGTTATTAACATTCTTAGAGAAGGCAGGGTTATTTCCGGTAAAACTATAACGAGAATGATAGATGGTTAA
- a CDS encoding TIGR03987 family protein — translation MPTLIIISATLITLALLFYSIGVWAEKIARYLKPWHVVAFWIGFAFDISGTYTMHLLGKGPFDILEPHTLTGQIALWLMLLHAIWATRVIINQDESMKNRFHKFSIVVWVIWLIPYFGGMYLGMKN, via the coding sequence ATGCCAACTTTGATTATAATATCAGCAACTCTAATCACGCTTGCATTACTATTTTATTCTATTGGGGTCTGGGCTGAAAAAATAGCAAGGTATTTGAAACCCTGGCACGTAGTTGCTTTCTGGATTGGTTTTGCGTTCGATATATCAGGAACTTATACAATGCATCTTTTAGGAAAAGGACCCTTTGATATATTAGAACCTCATACGTTAACTGGACAAATTGCTTTGTGGCTTATGCTGCTGCACGCGATATGGGCAACAAGAGTAATTATAAATCAAGATGAATCAATGAAAAATAGATTTCACAAGTTCAGTATTGTAGTTTGGGTAATCTGGCTGATACCTTACTTCGGAGGTATGTATTTAGGAATGAAGAACTAA
- a CDS encoding ATP-binding protein, translated as MLISTIFRPTTLSPAQVDFFESQISNCEKYSQISLSSINKKEDNLFPTLRDRASVFQRQFSRMLYGLRDNAAFVQTRLASPSPISVTVQETYNSIITEHSGALKEENSDSYSVYLQGGYNSINLTGKILEENIASLSNLEFSFNQNSLLNSELKSLPYLFDTAESLCLFRLPFFNGDDVPFIKLLKSKLKAAPSTFRNEEAVVLGKAKVGNSSNIVGISYDDRRRHVYTVGQTGTGKTTLLKTMLMSDIKNNKGVCLIDPHGDLFYDILNNIPASRKNDVVIINPVETNFPVGINILEYKYERQKHFVVQEFISIFNKLLYDEYGTEASTFAGPIFYQHMRMNLLLAMSDQNDPGTLLEFNRIFQQEGYWKRWLPLKMHDPILDNWIKILERTDYLRTYSEGSSMGGYISSKFENFLFDPMVRNIFAQKHSTIDFRDIMDNEKYCSSILLKVN; from the coding sequence TTGCTCATAAGTACAATATTCAGACCAACTACTCTCAGTCCTGCACAAGTTGATTTTTTTGAATCACAAATTTCAAACTGTGAAAAGTATTCCCAAATAAGTCTTAGTTCCATCAACAAAAAAGAAGATAACCTTTTCCCAACGCTCAGAGATCGGGCAAGTGTATTCCAAAGACAATTTTCAAGAATGCTTTACGGGTTAAGAGATAATGCCGCATTCGTCCAAACTCGGTTAGCAAGCCCCTCACCAATTTCTGTTACAGTACAGGAAACTTACAATTCCATTATAACAGAACATTCAGGTGCATTAAAGGAAGAGAACAGCGATTCCTATTCAGTCTATTTGCAAGGTGGGTACAACAGCATAAACTTAACCGGAAAAATCTTAGAGGAAAATATAGCCTCACTAAGTAATCTTGAATTTTCTTTTAACCAGAACTCTCTACTCAATTCTGAGCTGAAATCCCTGCCTTATTTGTTTGATACTGCCGAATCATTATGCCTTTTCAGACTACCATTTTTTAACGGGGATGATGTTCCATTCATCAAATTATTAAAATCTAAATTAAAAGCAGCTCCTTCAACATTCCGTAACGAAGAAGCTGTAGTTTTAGGTAAAGCGAAAGTAGGGAATTCAAGTAATATTGTTGGCATTTCTTATGATGACCGACGCCGTCATGTTTATACAGTTGGACAAACAGGCACCGGTAAAACCACTCTTCTAAAAACTATGTTGATGTCCGATATAAAAAACAATAAAGGCGTTTGTTTGATTGATCCTCACGGAGATCTCTTCTATGATATTCTCAACAATATTCCTGCTTCCCGTAAAAATGATGTGGTAATTATTAATCCAGTGGAGACTAATTTTCCTGTAGGTATAAATATTCTTGAATATAAATACGAAAGACAAAAGCATTTCGTCGTTCAGGAATTCATTTCAATTTTTAACAAATTGCTCTATGATGAATATGGCACTGAGGCTAGCACCTTCGCTGGTCCCATTTTTTATCAGCACATGCGTATGAATCTTTTATTAGCGATGTCCGACCAGAATGATCCCGGAACTCTTTTAGAATTTAATCGGATCTTTCAGCAGGAAGGATACTGGAAAAGATGGCTGCCTCTCAAAATGCATGATCCGATATTAGATAATTGGATAAAAATATTGGAAAGGACTGATTACCTGCGAACTTACTCTGAAGGCAGTTCTATGGGTGGTTATATTAGCAGCAAGTTTGAGAATTTTCTTTTTGATCCTATGGTTAGAAATATTTTTGCTCAAAAACATTCCACTATTGACTTTAGAGATATTATGGATAATGAAAAATATTGCTCATCAATCTTGCTAAAGGTGAATTAA
- a CDS encoding tetratricopeptide repeat protein has translation MEDFMFYDPEDFFDRVTEALRRGDFNVAEKLLEKYLKSHSEDTQSRLLKSLIQGTKGDLSGAITLLEEILIIDNSNDLALYSLTNYYYMSLDCNKAIEYCDRFIALEGTEDSEKAIDLRKIKVQSLYAQGKYSDALEQIEDLLKLNRKDEKMIIYKAKIFNINGSYDAAKKILNPIIPAIADDGLLGHAYYILATSYYHLGQSDKSDEFLYKSAELNDEFGMRWLKLKLAAEWNQQMNQNNN, from the coding sequence ATGGAAGATTTTATGTTTTATGATCCGGAAGATTTTTTTGATCGGGTTACAGAAGCGTTAAGGAGAGGGGATTTCAATGTAGCAGAAAAATTACTGGAAAAGTATTTAAAGAGTCATTCTGAAGATACACAGTCACGATTACTAAAATCATTAATACAGGGAACAAAGGGTGATCTATCGGGAGCAATTACACTACTAGAGGAGATATTAATTATTGATAATTCAAATGATCTCGCCCTATATAGTCTGACAAATTATTACTATATGTCTCTCGACTGCAACAAAGCAATTGAATACTGTGATAGGTTTATTGCTCTTGAAGGTACTGAAGATAGTGAGAAAGCAATCGATCTTAGAAAAATTAAAGTCCAAAGTCTTTATGCTCAGGGTAAATATAGTGATGCATTAGAGCAAATTGAAGATTTACTAAAACTAAATCGTAAAGATGAAAAAATGATCATATATAAAGCTAAAATATTCAATATAAATGGTTCTTACGACGCAGCAAAAAAGATATTAAATCCAATTATACCTGCTATCGCTGATGACGGATTGTTAGGGCATGCATACTACATTTTGGCAACGTCATATTATCACTTAGGTCAGTCGGATAAGTCTGATGAATTTTTATATAAGTCAGCGGAATTAAATGACGAGTTTGGAATGCGATGGCTAAAATTAAAGTTGGCTGCGGAATGGAATCAACAAATGAATCAGAACAATAACTGA
- the hybB gene encoding Ni/Fe-hydrogenase cytochrome b subunit, translating into MGITHVAAPLKKKYFTPGVMVLCVLALNALIVLTLRLIFGIGSVTNLNNQYPWGLWIGVDVAAGVALAAGGFTSAALGHVMHKEQYHAIVRPALLTAMLGYTFVAAGVATDIGRWYFIWHPLIMWNGNSALFEVGICVMIYMSVLYIEFLPIVTERFIGKVKLKGLLSFLNSPLDKLLRLLDRGLSKTMFVFIIAGVVLSTLHQSSLGTLMVIAGPKMHPLWQTPILPLLFLISAISVGFPMVIFESLLAARSFGLKPEMKILSKLSTIVGPLLGVYLAFKLGDMFIRGTFIYLTEFSTASVMFVIELVVGVIIPLRMFFSDYVRHSQLLLFIASCLVVFGVLLNRINNFIVAYNPPYSFGSYFPSFGEISLTVGFAALLVLIYRFIVINFPVISREEISVASKTKYSIRG; encoded by the coding sequence ATGGGAATTACACATGTTGCTGCTCCTCTAAAGAAAAAATATTTTACTCCCGGAGTAATGGTGCTTTGTGTTTTAGCTCTTAACGCTTTGATTGTTTTAACACTTAGACTAATCTTTGGAATTGGGAGCGTTACAAATTTAAATAACCAATACCCCTGGGGTTTATGGATTGGAGTGGATGTTGCCGCTGGTGTTGCATTAGCCGCTGGAGGGTTTACTTCTGCAGCTCTCGGACATGTCATGCACAAAGAGCAGTATCATGCCATTGTCAGACCGGCATTGCTGACTGCGATGCTTGGATATACTTTTGTAGCTGCGGGAGTTGCAACTGATATTGGCAGATGGTATTTCATCTGGCATCCATTAATTATGTGGAATGGCAACTCTGCTCTCTTTGAAGTTGGTATCTGCGTTATGATTTATATGTCAGTTTTATATATTGAATTTCTTCCAATCGTGACTGAAAGATTCATCGGCAAGGTTAAGTTAAAAGGATTGCTTTCATTTTTGAATAGTCCGCTTGATAAATTACTTCGTTTACTTGATAGGGGACTTTCAAAAACGATGTTTGTTTTTATCATTGCAGGTGTTGTTCTTTCTACACTCCATCAGTCTTCTCTTGGTACTTTAATGGTTATAGCCGGTCCTAAAATGCACCCCCTTTGGCAGACACCAATTCTCCCTCTGCTATTTTTAATTTCTGCAATTTCAGTCGGGTTTCCAATGGTAATTTTTGAGTCGCTGCTGGCAGCTCGTTCGTTTGGACTAAAACCCGAAATGAAAATTCTTTCTAAACTGAGTACAATTGTTGGACCGCTGCTTGGTGTTTACCTGGCTTTCAAGCTGGGTGATATGTTTATAAGAGGTACATTTATTTACTTAACCGAATTTTCGACAGCAAGTGTAATGTTTGTTATTGAACTTGTCGTTGGAGTAATAATTCCGCTTCGAATGTTCTTTTCCGATTATGTCCGGCACTCCCAACTTCTGTTGTTTATTGCCTCTTGTCTGGTTGTGTTCGGAGTTTTATTAAACAGGATTAATAATTTTATAGTAGCTTATAACCCACCTTATTCATTCGGTTCGTACTTTCCATCATTCGGCGAAATATCACTTACTGTTGGGTTCGCAGCGCTTCTGGTACTCATCTACAGATTTATTGTAATTAACTTTCCTGTTATCAGCCGGGAAGAAATTTCTGTCGCTTCTAAAACGAAATATTCAATAAGGGGATAG